One Larus michahellis chromosome 11, bLarMic1.1, whole genome shotgun sequence genomic region harbors:
- the PURA gene encoding transcriptional activator protein Pur-alpha, giving the protein MADRDSGSEQGGGGGGGGAAGAGGPGSGGGGGGGGPGGGLQHETQELASKRVDIQNKRFYLDVKQNAKGRFLKIAEVGAGGNKSRLTLSMSVAVEFRDYLGDFIEHYAQLGPSQPPELAQAADEPRRALKSEFLVRENRKYYMDLKENQRGRFLRVRQTVNRGPGLGSTQGQTIALPAQGLIEFRDALAKLIDDYGVEEEPAELPEGTSLTVDNKRFFFDVGSNKYGVFMRVSEVKPTYRNSITVPYKVWAKFGHTFCKYSDEMKKIQEKQRDKRAAAAAAPPAGAGAEPPPEAEAAAAGPPGALLQAEEPEED; this is encoded by the coding sequence ATGGCGGACAGAGACAGCGGCAGCgagcagggcggcggcggcggcggcgggggcgcggcgggcgccgGGGGGCCGGgctcgggcggcggcggcggcggcgggggcccgggCGGCGGCCTGCAGCATGAGACGCAGGAGCTGGCCTCCAAGCGGGTGGACATCCAGAACAAGCGCTTCTACCTGGACGTCAAGCAGAACGCCAAGGGCCGCTTCCTCAAGATCGCCGAGGTGGGGGCGGGCGGCAACAAGAGCCGGCTGACCCTCTCCATGTCGGTGGCCGTCGAGTTCCGCGACTACCTGGGCGACTTCATCGAGCACTACGCCCAGCTGGGGCCCAGCCAGCCCCCCGAGCTGGCGCAGGCGGCCGACGAGCCCCGGCGGGCGCTGAAGAGCGAGTTCCTGGTGCGGGAGAACCGCAAGTACTACATGGATCTGAAGGAGAACCAGCGCGGGCGCTTCCTCCGCGTCCGCCAGACCGTCAACCGCGGCCCGGGGCTGGGCTCCACGCAGGGCCAGACCATCGCCCTGCCGGCCCAGGGCCTGATCGAGTTCCGCGACGCCCTGGCCAAGCTCATCGACGACTACGGGGTGGAGGAGGAGCCGGCCGAGCTGCCCGAGGGCACCTCCTTGACTGTGGACAACAAGCGCTTCTTCTTCGACGTGGGCTCCAACAAGTACGGCGTCTTCATGCGGGTGAGCGAGGTGAAGCCCACCTACCGCAACTCCATCACCGTCCCCTACAAGGTCTGGGCCAAGTTCGGCCACACCTTCTGCAAGTACTCGGACGAGATGAAGAAGATCCAGGAGAAGCAGCGGGACaagcgcgccgccgccgccgccgccccccccgcgggCGCCGGGGCCGAGCCGCCCCCCGAGgccgaggccgccgccgccgggccgcccggCGCCCTGCTGCAGGCCGAGGAGCCCGAGGAGGACTGA